One Prevotella intermedia ATCC 25611 = DSM 20706 DNA window includes the following coding sequences:
- a CDS encoding outer membrane beta-barrel protein codes for MSFFSSANNINQDLRPGSDGEWDAYKAGDGVLSFKIAGLDWFLKNTDKSVSNEFYVKTLWRDGNYDAKTITTTFLPTHNNYTASTLHTNGKETSITAQNDFIVSKSFYLYASTFFEYWKTSGTLNSKLATFQANPFNSVKNTEDLLNDVFNKNDSTIKKQLVNSNKQDSDNRFYRYGIWQTLEVSKKLPWGDNISLEAEASYVKERKKNFNGYQLQFMQTNTNETEHQYVNEPSHHYNIAAKLAYNIHLLNNWNFNASYGYQQNYQYDSFNRYRLDKLSGWTNSRHRLTDLPSTRDSLLLAMDLNNSYQTWNRFHVHSGTMRIFYDKEGRKGTTRIDFLLPLAYKHNCMNYLRSDIDTLVSRRDWLFTPTISYSFRGANGKNWQLAYNMEVTTPDLKQTIRVTDTSKPLSVYMGNGDLQNTTTHSFSASYGNIIQKLKGQYYLSADFKLFHQAVGNAMSYNTTTGIYTYQPRNINGNWTAEFNNGFSVCLDKRRIWTLENNMSLKLNNNVDFVTLNSIQSYGISKVRNFYFTDGIKLTVQKNSLRIAFIGNIDIHNSKSLNSYFKTFSVCDFYYGLAGNYTLPYDIQFATDLKMYGRRRYSDQSSNNNCLVWNASLIKTFMHDRLNISITGYDILQNISNHTYIVNGQGREETFYNNIPSYVMLTIGYRISKKP; via the coding sequence TTGTCGTTTTTTAGTAGTGCCAATAATATTAACCAAGATTTGCGTCCGGGTTCTGATGGAGAATGGGACGCTTATAAAGCAGGAGACGGAGTTTTAAGTTTCAAGATTGCAGGTTTAGACTGGTTTCTAAAAAATACAGATAAGTCGGTGTCCAACGAATTTTATGTAAAGACACTTTGGCGCGATGGTAATTACGATGCTAAAACTATTACCACGACTTTCTTGCCTACACATAACAATTATACTGCGTCTACTCTGCATACAAATGGGAAAGAAACTTCGATTACAGCGCAAAACGATTTTATTGTCTCTAAATCGTTCTATCTATATGCATCTACATTCTTTGAATATTGGAAAACATCGGGTACACTGAATTCGAAATTGGCAACTTTCCAAGCTAATCCTTTCAACAGCGTTAAGAATACAGAAGATTTGCTGAATGACGTCTTTAATAAAAACGATTCCACTATAAAGAAACAGCTTGTAAATAGCAATAAACAAGACAGCGACAACCGATTTTATCGTTATGGAATATGGCAGACACTTGAGGTTTCGAAAAAACTTCCATGGGGAGACAATATTAGTTTAGAAGCAGAAGCATCGTACGTAAAGGAACGCAAAAAGAATTTTAATGGTTACCAGCTTCAGTTTATGCAAACAAATACAAATGAAACGGAACACCAATATGTGAATGAGCCTTCGCACCACTATAATATTGCAGCCAAGTTGGCATATAACATTCATCTGCTAAATAATTGGAACTTTAATGCAAGTTACGGTTATCAGCAAAATTATCAATACGACAGTTTTAACAGGTACCGGTTAGATAAGCTTTCGGGGTGGACAAATAGCAGACATCGGCTCACGGATTTGCCTTCTACAAGAGATTCACTATTGTTGGCTATGGACTTGAACAACAGCTACCAAACATGGAATAGATTTCACGTGCATAGTGGAACAATGCGGATTTTCTATGATAAAGAAGGTAGAAAAGGTACTACGCGGATAGATTTTTTATTACCATTGGCTTATAAGCATAATTGTATGAATTATCTGCGCAGTGATATTGACACATTGGTTTCTCGACGCGACTGGCTTTTTACGCCTACAATTTCGTATAGTTTCAGAGGTGCAAATGGAAAAAATTGGCAACTGGCATACAACATGGAAGTTACAACGCCCGATTTGAAACAAACAATAAGAGTAACCGATACATCGAAGCCGTTGTCGGTTTATATGGGGAATGGTGATTTGCAGAATACTACGACGCACAGTTTCTCGGCAAGTTATGGCAACATTATACAGAAACTAAAAGGACAGTATTATTTAAGTGCCGACTTTAAATTGTTTCATCAGGCTGTGGGCAATGCAATGTCGTATAACACAACAACAGGAATTTACACTTATCAGCCACGCAATATAAATGGTAATTGGACTGCTGAATTTAATAATGGCTTTTCAGTCTGCTTAGACAAGAGAAGGATATGGACTTTAGAAAACAATATGAGTTTAAAACTCAACAACAATGTAGACTTCGTTACCCTAAACTCCATTCAGAGTTACGGCATAAGCAAAGTGCGTAACTTCTATTTTACCGATGGTATAAAACTCACTGTACAGAAAAATAGTTTGCGCATAGCTTTCATAGGAAATATAGATATTCATAACTCGAAAAGTTTGAACAGCTATTTTAAGACGTTCAGTGTTTGCGACTTTTACTACGGTTTGGCTGGCAACTATACGCTTCCTTACGATATACAGTTTGCCACCGACCTGAAAATGTATGGCAGGAGAAGATACAGCGACCAATCTTCCAACAACAACTGTCTTGTCTGGAATGCATCGCTCATAAAAACATTTATGCACGATAGGCTAAACATCAGCATTACAGGCTACGACATTCTACAGAATATCTCGAACCACACATACATTGTGAATGGACAAGGAAGAGAAGAAACATTTTACAACAACATTCCAAGCTATGTTATGCTGACTATTGGATACAGAATATCGAAAAAACCTTGA